The following are from one region of the Nicotiana tabacum cultivar K326 chromosome 3, ASM71507v2, whole genome shotgun sequence genome:
- the LOC107769461 gene encoding SUPPRESSOR OF GAMMA RESPONSE 1-like, producing the protein MGRSWLIDGRGLARKIKNASAPAAHQIKDCGAKRQCPNCHYCIDNNDVSQDWPGLPVGVKFDPSDVELLEYLEEKCGVGNSKQHKFIDEFIPTLDIYEGICYTHPENLPGAKKDGSSVHFFYRITNAYSTGKRKRRKISDENNLIKEHVRWHKTGKTKVVMDNGLQKGCKKVMVLYQNTKKGLKQEKTHWVMHQYHLGTDEDEKEGEYVVSKIFYQQQKQSVKPNDSRVNEEASAGANHTGPTTPKTVTPNPPRAGETPSCDDFIDDSLPFSPDQEVEVAKEPGQSSDATVKSEMEYPTCLAGESQGADANDVDNSLLCDELLASYLDSFEHNLGSSTEYTHNTSHLPQGNGNTTCGISELDNLELDTPPDFQLADLPFGSQESIFSWLDRQ; encoded by the exons ATCTTGGCTTATTGATGGCAGAGGACTagcaagaaaaattaaaaatgccAGTGCTCCTGCTGCACATCAAATAAAAGATTGTGGCGCAAAGCGGCAATGCCCAAACTGCCATTACTGTATTGATAACAACGAT GTTTCTCAGGATTGGCCTGGTCTACCTGTTGGTGTGAAATTTGATCCATCTGATGTAGAGCTCTTGGAGTATTTGGAAGAAAAGTGCGGGGTGGGAAATTCCAAGCAACACAAATTCATTGATGAGTTCATTCCGACTCTTGACATTTACGAAGGGATTTGCTATACCCATCCTGAAAATCTTCCTG GTGCCAAAAAGGACGGAAGTAGCGTTCACTTCTTTTATCGCATTACCAATGCGTATTCAACTGGTAAACGTAAGCGTAGAAAGATTAGTGATGAAAATAATTTGATCAAAGAACATGTCCGTTGGCACAAGACTGGAAAGACCAAGGTTGTGATGGATAATGGACTCCAAAAGGGGTGTAAGAAGGTAATGGTTCTCTATCAAAACACTAAGAAGGGGTTGAAGCAGGAAAAGACTCATTGGGTAATGCATCAGTACCATCTGGGCACTGATGAAGACGAAAAAGAAGGTGAATATGTTGTTTCGAAAATCTTTTACCAACAGCAGAAGCAATCCGTCAAGCCCAATGACTCTCGTGTCAATGAAGAAGCCAGTGCGGGAGCAAATCACACTGGCCCTACAACTCCAAAAACGGTTACTCCTAATCCCCCTCGAGCTGGAGAAACCCCCTCCTGTGATGATTTTATCGATGACTCTTTACCCTTCTCACCTGATCAG GAAGTGGAAGTTGCCAAAGAACCAGGGCAGTCTTCTGATGCTACAGTTAAGAGTGAAATGGAGTACCCCACATGTTTGGCTGGAGAATCACAAGGAGCTGATGCAAATGATGTTGATAATTCTCTGTTGTGTGATGAACTTCTTGCTTCTTATCTTGATAGTTTTGAACATAATCTTGGCTCTTCTACTGAATACACTCATAACACTAGCCATTTACCACAAGGAAATGGTAACACAACCTGTGGAATTTCGGAGCTGGATAATTTAGAATTAGATACTCCTCCAGATTTCCAACTTGCA GATTTACCGTTCGGTTCTCAAGAGAGTATCTTTAGCTGGTTGGACCGGCAATAG